A single Brevundimonas sp. SL130 DNA region contains:
- a CDS encoding helix-turn-helix domain-containing protein, with product MWCFDCHDIPNSRYVGAMPQPASQSPAPTDPEQAFDRQVGERLKAYRRAARLSQTELGRRIGVTFQQVQKYENGFNRIAASRLWLVARCLGVPVTALIGDDEAATSEGPASDVARLLQAWRAMDPAHRAPLLTLMENLGTIPRSKRGHRPTVTT from the coding sequence ATGTGGTGTTTTGACTGTCACGACATTCCGAATTCGCGTTATGTCGGGGCCATGCCCCAGCCTGCCTCACAGTCTCCCGCTCCGACCGACCCTGAACAAGCCTTCGACCGTCAGGTCGGTGAACGACTGAAGGCCTACCGCCGTGCGGCCCGCCTCAGCCAGACCGAACTCGGCAGGCGGATCGGCGTGACGTTTCAGCAGGTCCAGAAATACGAGAACGGTTTCAACCGGATTGCGGCTTCGCGGCTTTGGCTTGTCGCTAGATGCCTAGGTGTGCCGGTCACCGCCCTGATCGGAGACGATGAGGCGGCGACATCCGAGGGGCCGGCAAGCGATGTGGCTCGCCTGCTTCAGGCGTGGAGGGCGATGGACCCAGCTCATCGGGCCCCGCTTCTGACCCTGATGGAGAATCTCGGCACGATCCCTCGCTCGAAGCGTGGTCATCGGCCAACCGTCACGACCTGA
- the radC gene encoding RadC family protein has translation MTLKPSPATDPRRRDTARPGPPIPTLAYETLNDQTLLGLMLSRSDADPDRLAGDLLARFGSLGAVAAADLSELTRSSDAGLAVLSDLKILRELAVRLARVDACRRPAIASWNALQAYVRAALAHWPREQFRVLYLDHRNNLLRDEWVAEGTVDHAPVYPREVVRRALDLSASAMILVHNHPSGDPTPSRADIEMTRKLVDAARVFGLQVHDHLVIGRQGTASFKALGLI, from the coding sequence ATGACCCTGAAACCCAGCCCGGCCACCGATCCTCGTCGTCGCGACACCGCGCGACCCGGCCCGCCAATCCCGACACTCGCGTACGAGACCCTGAACGACCAGACCCTGCTCGGCCTGATGCTGAGCCGATCCGACGCCGATCCGGATCGGCTGGCGGGCGACCTTCTTGCGCGCTTCGGCAGCCTTGGCGCGGTGGCGGCGGCGGATCTGTCTGAACTGACGCGATCGAGCGATGCCGGGCTTGCCGTTCTCAGCGACCTGAAGATCCTGCGCGAACTGGCCGTGCGGCTCGCCCGGGTTGATGCCTGCCGCCGGCCCGCCATCGCGTCCTGGAACGCCCTTCAGGCCTATGTCCGCGCAGCCCTGGCGCATTGGCCGAGAGAGCAGTTCAGAGTTCTCTATCTCGATCACCGAAACAACCTGCTGCGGGATGAGTGGGTCGCCGAAGGCACTGTGGACCACGCGCCCGTCTATCCCCGGGAAGTGGTGCGGCGCGCTCTGGACCTGTCGGCCTCGGCGATGATCCTCGTTCACAACCATCCATCGGGCGACCCCACGCCGTCGCGCGCCGACATCGAGATGACCCGCAAGCTTGTCGACGCCGCTCGGGTCTTCGGCCTTCAGGTGCACGATCATCTGGTGATCGGTCGACAAGGGACGGCCAGCTTCAAAGCTCTCGGCCTGATCTGA
- a CDS encoding helix-turn-helix domain-containing protein translates to MPRSSTTSSTLDVLIGAAIRAHRNDLGWSQADLAARIGVTYQQVQKYETGANRVAATTLASIAASLGCAISALLPEDDDALPATDLMHQIRMAAAALPEDKQQLLLDVAKAFLRGARPEGTSPASRHAGTNAPDAR, encoded by the coding sequence ATGCCCCGATCTTCTACGACCTCCAGCACCCTCGACGTCCTGATCGGCGCCGCGATTCGAGCGCATCGGAACGATCTCGGATGGAGCCAGGCTGACCTGGCCGCTCGGATTGGCGTCACCTACCAGCAGGTCCAGAAGTACGAGACGGGAGCCAATCGGGTCGCCGCCACCACCCTGGCCTCTATCGCCGCCAGCTTGGGATGCGCGATCTCTGCCCTGTTGCCTGAAGATGACGATGCTTTGCCAGCGACGGATCTCATGCACCAGATCCGAATGGCTGCAGCCGCCCTACCCGAGGACAAGCAACAGCTTCTTCTCGACGTGGCGAAGGCGTTTCTTCGCGGGGCACGACCCGAAGGCACGTCTCCGGCGAGCCGGCATGCCGGGACCAATGCGCCTGACGCGCGCTGA
- a CDS encoding aspartyl protease family protein, with protein sequence MRDILSRNLIRLFGGVVLSAVLASCASAAEPVQSDFTLGDDGRIYIQTVVSGQSLNALVDTGLSSPFLTTPATASRLALRFIPIVRTAPMRGVDGRGVRGRIAGVKITSLGGAPGDWDLAAVVVDVPILRAEAMVGMDFLDGYDAAFDFRLRRLTLDEPGQAETGAAGFVNCDAAKPRFSLDDRCEATAIYVDTGGQTTLINPQMAALLNVQDGSEGVPTVIRGASGREVSAIRYNRPILVRGLPVASVVVVDFPPRGGCSAPCPEMILGMDTLGQFASLRLTRKSITITP encoded by the coding sequence GTGAGAGATATTTTGTCTAGAAATCTGATCCGGTTATTTGGTGGCGTTGTTCTATCTGCTGTTCTGGCATCATGCGCGTCGGCTGCAGAACCCGTCCAAAGTGATTTTACGCTTGGTGACGATGGACGCATCTACATCCAGACCGTTGTGTCGGGTCAGAGTTTGAACGCCCTTGTTGATACCGGGCTTTCGTCGCCGTTCCTGACGACGCCAGCGACGGCATCACGGCTTGCACTAAGGTTCATCCCGATCGTCAGAACGGCACCCATGCGGGGCGTCGACGGCAGGGGCGTCAGGGGCCGGATAGCCGGAGTTAAGATCACCTCCCTCGGCGGCGCGCCGGGTGACTGGGATCTGGCGGCGGTTGTCGTGGACGTCCCGATCCTGAGGGCCGAGGCTATGGTGGGAATGGATTTCCTGGATGGTTACGATGCGGCCTTTGACTTCAGGCTCCGGCGCCTCACTCTGGACGAACCCGGGCAGGCTGAAACCGGCGCTGCCGGGTTCGTCAACTGTGACGCCGCCAAACCCCGTTTCAGTCTGGATGATCGGTGCGAGGCGACGGCCATTTATGTGGATACGGGCGGTCAGACGACCCTGATTAATCCCCAGATGGCCGCTCTGCTGAATGTCCAGGACGGATCCGAAGGTGTGCCGACCGTTATTCGCGGAGCATCGGGTCGAGAGGTCTCAGCGATCCGCTACAACAGACCGATCTTGGTACGGGGCCTCCCAGTCGCCTCCGTTGTCGTTGTGGACTTCCCGCCACGCGGAGGCTGTTCTGCTCCATGCCCGGAAATGATCCTCGGCATGGACACCTTGGGTCAGTTCGCCAGCCTCCGCCTCACGCGAAAATCTATAACCATCACGCCGTAG